gattactATGCTTGATTGGTTTACCTCATTCTATGATATGCATGCGATTATTCTGTGTTTGTACACTAACCTTGTCTCTTATGATACCGCTAAGCTTGTGACTAAGGTATGCCTTGTACCCAATTgtgtttattgatttatttattatcatgcATGTCTCGCTTTCACACATTTGATCAATGTTCGGTATTCatgtttaatcaatcaattgttatacttgcttcatcttattagtataggcccgtttttagggacttagaggggtattacggtctttatcgtactttcccgataagtaacttgacctcCGAGCCcagatttggtttttcacagaccatgCTTTTACACAGCAGAAGTCAcacttaggatttttctttcttattttgttttccctttaaaaataaaacaaaaataagtggtaactctaagtctttaaaaaaaaaaaaaaaaatcaaattttcgccaaacaaataaaaaagcaagTTCGTCATCGAGTGAGAGTGCATGAGTAAAAATACAGGGTCCACacaaacatcttggaaaatatatatttttaaaaatatgtatgtaaaaattaactaaaaatatgttaaaataattttttttttaaaatgatgtatttttagaatatattttaaaaaaaaattagttttctaaaaattataaattttcagaataattattaaaaaaattaagataacaaggtttgtcaaatattttggcagaaaatacttaaaatagttttaaagggtatattggtctttttatattattctcATCAATTATGCAATTTTTATGAACCAAATCTTATTTTTTGAGCCCAATtgggtccaaaacacaattgttcctatataattttgaattttgggtAACCTAAAATGGAAATCATAGTTTAGATGAGAAAGATAAGACCAAATAAATCAAGTTATATAGGTgcttaattctcattcttttgtAATGAGTTATGAAAACCTTTTTCGCTCGATTGAACCGTCTTCGATTGACCAGATCACTTGTATCTCTTCAAATGATTACTTCCAATACATGTATAAAGAACTTTTGACTCTTATTATTGTTTTTCCACTGAcctaaaattgattttcatcTATCCGGAGAGTAGTTTTTAGTACACTATTGTTCAAAATCTTGCATAGTGCACCTCAATCTTAGCTTCGTTAGTATTCCTTTAAtcaaattgtaaaactaaaaatttgtttcaacaAGTTTTTACACTTATGAAGATTTtatcattgtaaaaaaaaatttaagtttaagTATGAAGTATCATTTAAGGAATTTAAAGTGTGAGAATTTGCTTAAGGATTCTtcgaaaataaaatatttcttaaaggAAATTGTAAAATTCTCTTAAAATTCAAATGTAAAAGTTTAAAGGTTTTGCCTTGAAAAATCTTGgtgattttaatatattaaatttgctTTTCAtctataattataatatattaaaaaaaattcttctacGCATGCTTGATCATGAACTTAACCTCAACGTTTAAGGACTTCTCACATACACAACTAACTAGCTAGctagattttaatatttttaaatgattattattttataaatggtaTAGTTGTTGATAACTTTTTGATTTAATACGGTGACAATAACAgcaattcctttttctttagaaattgAAGACTACCCAACTACACTTTGTCTAGAAACAGCAATTTCTTGGATCAACAAATTGAAATCTAGTTGGAAATGTGTGATTAATAAGCTGGCATCTTACCCAAATTGCAGGAGGGCCTATCATTTATCCATTATATAGGTTTTGTGTGCAACTTCAATTCGTCAACCCAGAGGAATGAAAACTCTGCAGATCATTCTCTTGatctttctctctctgtttGGAGCCTTCTGTTATTCACTGCCTCTTTCAACTAGGGGAAGATGGATAGTCGACAGCGAAACTGGGCATCGTGTGAAGCTGACCTGCTTGAATTGGGTTGCCCACACAGAAACAATGGTGACAGAGGGTCTTCACACACAGCCCATCAAAGATATTGCTGCAAAGGTGACTTCAATGGGGTTCAACTGCATCCGTCTCACATATGCAACCTTCATGTGGACAAGGTCAGACTACAGCAACAAGACTGTGGCTCAGTCTCTTGATTCTTTCAACCTCACACAGGCCAGAGAAGGGATAGCTCGGAACAATCCCCAGCTGTTGAATCTCAGCCTTCAGGAAGCCTATGAAGCTGTTGTTGATGAGCTTGGAGCAAATGGGCTCATGCTTGTGCTTGATAACCATGTTAGCAAACCAATGTGGTGCTGCGCCAGAGAGGATGGAAATGGTTTCTTCGGAGACATGTTCTTCGACCCCAAGGAATGGATAGAGGGTCTAACACAAGTCGCCAAACGGTTCAAGGGGAAACCTCaggtatatatatttaatttcctCTTTGAGTTTCTAGATTTGTTACTGATTTCAATCTGATAAATTCATAACAGGTGGTGGCAATGAGCATGAGGAATGAGATACGAGGCCCACGCCAAAACCTGCCGGATTGGTATAAAAACATGAGGGAAGGAGCAAAAGCAATTCACAGCACCAACCCAGATGTGCTTGTGCTGGTTTCAGGCTTGAATTTCGACAAGGACCTCAGCTTCTTGAGCACCACACCATTCGGACTGACACTAGACAAGAAGGTGGTGTATGAGGCGCACTGGTACTCCTTCGACTTCACCCAGCAATGGCAGACTCAGCCCCTGAACAGGGTTTGCCGCCAGCGCGCAGATGAGTTCCAGAGGGAAGCAGCTTTCCTTATCACCGGCGACAACGCGGCTCCTCTTATTATCAGCGAG
This DNA window, taken from Vitis vinifera cultivar Pinot Noir 40024 chromosome 2, ASM3070453v1, encodes the following:
- the LOC100245045 gene encoding glycosyl hydrolase 5 family protein, with the translated sequence MKTLQIILLIFLSLFGAFCYSLPLSTRGRWIVDSETGHRVKLTCLNWVAHTETMVTEGLHTQPIKDIAAKVTSMGFNCIRLTYATFMWTRSDYSNKTVAQSLDSFNLTQAREGIARNNPQLLNLSLQEAYEAVVDELGANGLMLVLDNHVSKPMWCCAREDGNGFFGDMFFDPKEWIEGLTQVAKRFKGKPQVVAMSMRNEIRGPRQNLPDWYKNMREGAKAIHSTNPDVLVLVSGLNFDKDLSFLSTTPFGLTLDKKVVYEAHWYSFDFTQQWQTQPLNRVCRQRADEFQREAAFLITGDNAAPLIISEFGVDLRGVNQADNRYFNCLLPTVAEKDLDWALWTLQASYYYREGKAGPEEVYSVLDYNWDKPRDPKYLERLTILQQTIQDPNSTTLSYYLIVHTESGFCVNVEGEDNVHGSSCRERSKWSHGGDGWPIRLVGGELCLKAVGDGVPVTLSTDCKSPRATWKLVSDSRLHVAAMDEQGNSLCLEATSSNYSSILTRRCACVKNEANCDPQSQWFKLVPSNLS